The Microbacterium sp. SORGH_AS_0428 genome contains the following window.
GGTCGCAGCCCTCGCGACCCGTGCGCGTCTAGCGTCGAAGCCATCACATGCGAGACGAGGTGATCGTGATGGCAGAGATGCCGACGATCGTGCTGGTGCACGGTGCATTCGCGGACGGAGCGAGCTGGTCGCCCGTCGCGCTGCGACTCCAGGGAGCGGGATTCGAGGTGCGGGTGCCCGCCATCTCGAACCGCAGCCTCGCCGATGATGCCGACTACGTCAGCGCGTTCGTCTCCCGCATCCCCGGTCCCGTCGTGCTGGTGGGCCATTCCTACGGTGCCACGGTGGTCGGTGTCGCCGGTCGCAGTGAGAACGTCGCCGCCGTGGTCTTCGTGAGCGGGTATGTCCTGGATGAGGGCGAGAGCGCGGCGGAGATCCATGCCCGCTTCCCTGCGGCACCGGCGGTGGAGTTCTTCCGCGAGGTCGCCTATCCGGAGCTCGGGGACGGTACGCGCCGGGACGTCTGGGTGGATGAGAGGGAGTTCGCCTTCCTCGCCGCAGCGGGTCTTCCCGACGACGAGGCCGGGGTGCTC
Protein-coding sequences here:
- a CDS encoding alpha/beta hydrolase, with the protein product MAEMPTIVLVHGAFADGASWSPVALRLQGAGFEVRVPAISNRSLADDADYVSAFVSRIPGPVVLVGHSYGATVVGVAGRSENVAAVVFVSGYVLDEGESAAEIHARFPAAPAVEFFREVAYPELGDGTRRDVWVDEREFAFLAAAGLPDDEAGVLAVTQRPLDSAVLGEPAQAAAWRTTPSWGVIGLDDRVVNPEALRWAYRRAGARQILELDGPHLLMHTHPAEVAALIVRVAATLS